GATCTCCTTTGGTACCCCAAGAAACGTCATGTGTGTTGCAAAACGCATAAACATTTAATACATTCGTATAcattattgaaagaaaaatgtaTTGCACAAACGAAGTGAACATATGCCATGGATCAAAAGAGATAATGGATACCACAAGATACATTCCATAGGTGGAAGAGAGTGATATCAcaatatttataaagaCATTACTATTCAACAATGCAGAAGTATAAGATGAAGAGGTGCTGCTTGCGTTATGTATAGCATCACTTATAGCACGGTAAGCAATCCAACCGgagcaaaacaaaagatatCCCATTAATATAGAGTACATTATTACCAtggataaataaaagttcgGCGAGCCATGAGGTCGATTTCCTAAAGCTAATACAAAGCATGTCACCAATAAAGATGCGTAAATCCAAATTGCAATTCTAAATAGAATTTCTCCAGGTAGAAAATTAGCACTTGTTGATGCGAGGCTGGATgtcaaaatataaaaaattatgaagaAGTTTCCAATGTTAAACCAACCAAAAACTATAGTTGCCAATTGGTAAATAAACTCAATAGATAACATAAATTTTCGCGAAATAGTATGTGAAGTCCTAAAAAACCTGTAGTAGTGACAGATAGCATAAGCGGCAGCAAAAAAACTCCCATTAAGCCATCTTCTTCGCTGTAGCACGAATTCTGGGATTCGATCTGGAACATCCGTATCGGCATATGCAGACTTTACATAATGCAAGATCCATgcttcattcttttttgaaactagCTCAAAACACAGTATTCTGTCTTCTGCAAGATACATatttgcttcaaaaatCCCCGATTTTCCGGTATTTTGAAGTTCTCCTTTAAAGTAACTAGCCAAAGGACCATTTCCCTGAGAATCATTCTGTAAAGCTTCAAATCTGTATGCACTGAAGGCTCCTGGTAGTACGCTGATAAACCCAAACACGCTTTCTACTGGTTTGTCGAGTATATTGCTCattttatattcaaaattctGAGTAGCTACCAATGGATTTATTAAACCGGAACCCAATTTTCCTTTCATAACGACAATTTCACCACAAGCGCCAGCAACTTGAGGATTCAAATCAAATGATTTCCATAAATGATAAATGGATTGGTCCCCCGGACGTGTTCCAGCATCTAAAAGAATGCACACCTCTGGCTTTAGGATTGGGCAAAACGCTTGAAAAAACCACAAATGGGagtttagttttttttgatttttctcctttaaacaaaatatcatCTGAACAGGAACAATACCTCTATCAGATCCTTTGAACTTTAAATTAGGGTCAATAGACAGCTGTGTAGTATATTCGTATATATGTGCTTTTACTTCCTTATCATTGACCTGATTTTTAGCAATTCCGTCTTGATAAACTCCGATTGCAGCTAAATAAGCAAGTGTTCTTGGATGTATCTTGGTGCGACCGTCAGAGATTATACACACAACGACTTTCTTCCAAGCGTCCTTCCCCCAAACTTGagaattttttcttgtacATAAATGTGAAATATTCTTCATGACACTATGCATGGTACGAGCGAACAGaacttcatcttcattGTACATAGTTATAGCAATACAAATTTCAGTTTTTCTCGGCTGAAAGAATAGGGGCTGCCTTAAAGTGAATAGGCTTTTCGAAAAGTCTTGTGGATCACATGTAGCAGCACTGTAGCGCATGTAAGCAAATTCTCGCTCTGTTTGCTGTGGAAGTGTAACCAATAACTTCTTAGGAATTGGACAATCGAGGATGAGATTGCcatgaaataatttaactcgtttaatacttttatttctttgaattttttcatttgttcTTTGGAAATTTGCCTCTCGGTTCATAGTATTTCCTTGCTTATTGaagtttgaaaaatttggttgAGCAGTAAAACCTTCAAATGGAGATTGAATACTTTCCGtttcatcttttaaataataatcgAGATCAAATTCTTTATCAGGAATAATGATTTTCGGTTTTAGaggttttttatttttatcaaataaaatggACGAAGTATCACTGTTTAATGACAAATTGGTGATTGTAGGATATAAGTGATTGGTTTCAACAATATCTTTATTTGTTAATCCAGCTGATTCCTCCTCATCAGGAGGGCGTGGTAGCGTTTTTTTGAACCACCTTCTCATCTTCAAGAGCCGTAGAAACGAGCCTCAAATCGCTCTATCAAATATACGCTTAGATTTTTTCTGTAAAGCAGCATCCAAGTTTATGATAGTGAGAATCAATTTTGGGGAGACAATTACAGTTGTAATGATTGAAACAATGGTTTGTTTAACCCTGAATGCTTGTCAACAATGTTTCAATTGCCAATGATTGTAGAAGCCAAcgatatgaaaataaaatattataaaagaaggaattgTTATActcttttaatatttaaatacaaAGAGAGTAAGAAGATTAATGtttacaaaagaaaaaaaagtgatgAGGTGGTGGAAGATTGCAACAAACTAAAgtgtactttttttatgattgAAGAATGGCATTTACTCGCTATATTGTATGACAAAT
This portion of the Schizosaccharomyces pombe strain 972h- genome assembly, chromosome: I genome encodes:
- the chs1 gene encoding chitin synthase I: MRRWFKKTLPRPPDEEESAGLTNKDIVETNHLYPTITNLSLNSDTSSILFDKNKKPLKPKIIIPDKEFDLDYYLKDETESIQSPFEGFTAQPNFSNFNKQGNTMNREANFQRTNEKIQRNKSIKRVKLFHGNLILDCPIPKKLLVTLPQQTEREFAYMRYSAATCDPQDFSKSLFTLRQPLFFQPRKTEICIAITMYNEDEVLFARTMHSVMKNISHLCTRKNSQVWGKDAWKKVVVCIISDGRTKIHPRTLAYLAAIGVYQDGIAKNQVNDKEVKAHIYEYTTQLSIDPNLKFKGSDRGIVPVQMIFCLKEKNQKKLNSHLWFFQAFCPILKPEVCILLDAGTRPGDQSIYHLWKSFDLNPQVAGACGEIVVMKGKLGSGLINPLVATQNFEYKMSNILDKPVESVFGFISVLPGAFSAYRFEALQNDSQGNGPLASYFKGELQNTGKSGIFEANMYLAEDRILCFELVSKKNEAWILHYVKSAYADTDVPDRIPEFVLQRRRWLNGSFFAAAYAICHYYRFFRTSHTISRKFMLSIEFIYQLATIVFGWFNIGNFFIIFYILTSSLASTSANFLPGEILFRIAIWIYASLLVTCFVLALGNRPHGSPNFYLSMVIMYSILMGYLLFCSGWIAYRAISDAIHNASSTSSSYTSALLNSNVFINIVISLSSTYGMYLVVSIISFDPWHMFTSFVQYIFLSIMYTNVLNVYAFCNTHDVSWGTKGDHFTNNDLGVARLLQKGADVEIAIPTNQSDIDAKYEDAVKLLASPSLEFNSPIINHGEQEDFYKNFRTYVVLTWILSNLFLVGIVLSIPKINGISISNNETSAYLSFLLWSVVAFSVFRFIGCIFYLFIRLCTGE